Proteins from a single region of Hordeum vulgare subsp. vulgare chromosome 6H, MorexV3_pseudomolecules_assembly, whole genome shotgun sequence:
- the LOC123405713 gene encoding paired amphipathic helix protein Sin3b-like encodes MAQQLPDRISGSDAHAGLSLLQDVKARFASDPAVHQEFFGLLVTFRKGEGEVADVRAVVDRAYALLQGHPDLAQRFDAFNPFLCRPGQHEAEPAREVPPTRPRRERRRPVVVDADFVDDACAGPLQFLERVKLAGAGLYDRVLAMLMHVHAEESINANEIYKQAREVFGPADGDLLRGFAEYLPTGRDFLGRRAMKEPLEEHRAPAAKRKAPAAANPGGGKKKKHVDTSKRDEFAEFRKAWEFETAYSKLVVTMRRTKKALEEEPHGRPRKFEELYPGRECRGVLEEMYGDMFGAMREALEDDARTELALKTILRRLRKLEQVAVKVAMERRDPARVKDQLYKRVMDLKKEEEIGARDCGGA; translated from the exons atggcgcaaCAGCTGCCAGACCGCATTTCCGGCAGCGATGCCCACGCCGGCCTGTCCCTCCTGCAAGACGTCAAAGCTCGCTTCGCGTCCGATCCGGCCGTCCATCAGGAGTTCTTCGGCCTCCTCGTGACATTCCgcaagggggagggagaggtCGCCGACGTCCGCGCCGTCGTTGACAGGGCGTACGCGCTCCTCCAGGGCCATCCCGACCTCGCCCAACGCTTCGACGCCTTCAACCCGTTTCTCTGTCGCCCCGGCCAGCACGAGGCCGAGCCCGCCCGCGAGGTCCCGCCGACGCGGCCCAGGAGGGAGCGCCGCCGCCCGGTAGTCGTCGACGCCGACT TCGTCGACGACGCCTGTGCCGGGCCCTTGCAGTTCCTCGAGCGGGTGAAGCTGGCTGGCGCCGGGCTGTATGACAGGGTCCTGGCGATGCTCATGCACGTGCACGCGGAGGAGTCGATCAATGCGAACGAGATCTACAAGCAGGCCCGGGAGGTTTTCGGCCCCGCGGACGGCGACCTCCTCCGTGGGTTCGCCGAGTATCTTCCGACGGGGCGCGACTTTCTAGGGCGTCGCGCCATGAAGGAGCCGCTGGAAGAGCACCGTGCTCCGGCAGCAAAGCGCAAGGCCCCCGCCGCCGCGAACCCAGGCGGCGGCAAGAAGAAGAAACATGTCGACACCTCGAAGAGGGACGAGTTCGCCGAGTTTAGGAAGGCGTGGGAGTTTGAGACCGCGTACTCGAAGCTGGTGGTCACGATGAGACGGACCAAGAAAGCACTGGAAGAAGAACCGCACGGACGGCCGCGCAAATTCGAGGAGCTCTACCCTGGCCGCGAGTGCCGGGGGGTTCTCGAGGAGATGTACGGCGACATGTTCGGAGCGATGCGGGAGGCGCTCGAGGACGACGCGCGCACCGAGCTGGCGCTGAAGACGATACTACGCAGGCTGAGGAAGCTGGAGCAGGTGGCCGTGAAGGTGGCGATGGAGCGCCGGGATCCCGCCCGAGTCAAGGACCAGCTGTACAAGCGTGTGATGGACCTAAAGAAAGAGGAAGAGATCGGTGCACGGGATTGTGGTGGCGCGTGA